A single window of Loxodonta africana isolate mLoxAfr1 chromosome 10, mLoxAfr1.hap2, whole genome shotgun sequence DNA harbors:
- the LOC100667204 gene encoding disintegrin and metalloproteinase domain-containing protein 20: MPCPLLLWTFGSTMAVGEALVDIRVIPLLLWLGASLSISGHSQARLSQHFPSPEVTTPLKVPGRGRSARAPGWLSYSLWLGGQRHIIHMRVKKFLVSKHLPVFTYTDQRALHEDQPFVPDNCYYHGYVEGVFESLVALTTCFGGFRGVLQINHLTYEIEPRSHSTTFEHLVYKRDSNETQFPPMRCGLTEEEIARQLESQKTYNTTQKQSSYRGWWTHWRFLELVVVVDYNRFLHLLRNTSVVQQEVLTVVHIVDSLYGPFDVDVILIGIEIWNEGNPPLSNDIHLLAEEFAIWKKLHLDARLPSDSTHLFIKESFGDKLGVAYVKGICLPPFNCGVDSFQGNQLFSFALIVTHELGHNLGMVHDTEWCVCEQKWCIMFPSQETTTKFSNCSYAEYWDNTIRQGFCLRSPPNPEKIFRLKFCGNLMVEEGEECDCGTIHQCANDSCCLSNCTLSPGAACAFGLCCKDCNFIPSGYLCRQQISECDLPEWCTGTSHQCPEDVYVQNGIPCNDNAYCYEKRCNSHDTQCKEIFGKDAKSASQSCYQKINTQGNRFGHCGITDIVYLKCETPDILCGRIQCENVGVIPNLIQHSTVHQIHFNGTTCWGTDYHLGMSIPDIGQVKDGTVCGLKKICIHKKCVHLSYLPQDCQPETCNLRGVCNNKQHCHCDHGWAPPYCLMKGYGGSNDSGPPYKDIEEVEDVVYPSLSWLIPLMILFFYFILVLCKKDLKEKEGEEDENEEGED, encoded by the coding sequence ATGCCCTGCCCTCTTCTGCTCTGGACATTTGGCTCCACAATGGCAGTGGGTGAAGCCCTGGTGGACATCAGGGTCATTCCTCTGCTGCTCTGGCTTGGGGCATCTCTGTCCATTTCTGGCCACTCCCAGGCCAGGCTCTCCCAGCACTTCCCCTCTCCAGAAGTGACGACCCCCTTGAAGGTGCCCGGCAGAGGCAGAAGTGCAAGGGCTCCGGGCTGGCTCTCCTACAGCCTATGGCTTGGGGGCCAGAGACATATTATCCACATGAGGGTCAAAAAGTTCTTGGTTTCCAAACACCTCCCAGTGTTCACCTATACAGACCAGCGTGCCCTCCATGAGGACCAGCCTTTTGTCCCGGATAACTGCTACTATCATGGTTATGTGGAAGGGGTGTTTGAGTCCCTGGTTGCTCTCACTACCTGTTTTGGGGGTTTTCGAGGGGTGCTACAGATAAACCACCTCACTTATGAAATTGAACCCAGGAGTCACTCTACCACGTTTGAACACCTGGTGTATAAGAGAGACAGTAACGAGACACAATTCCCACCCATGAGATGTGGCTTAACAGAAGAGGAAATAGCACGCCAGTTGGAATCACAAAAGACATACAATACCACTCAGAAGCAAAGTTCTTACCGTGGCTGGTGGACCCACTGGCGGTTTCTTGAACTGGTAGTGGTGGTGGACTATAATCGATTCCTTCACTTACTCAGAAATACCTCGGTGGTGCAGCAGGAAGTGTTGACTGTTGTCCATATTGTGGATTCCTTATATGGCCCTTTTGACGTTGATGTAATTTTGATTGGTATTGAGATCTGGAATGAGGGAAACCCGCCTTTATCAAATGACATACATCTGCTTGCGGAGGAATTTGCCATTTGGAAGAAACTGCACCTCGATGCACGACTGCCAAGTGATAGTACACATCTTTTCATAAAAGAATCATTTGGTGACAAGCTTGGTGTTGCCTACGTTAAAGGAATATGCCTTCCTCCTTTTAATTGTGGAGTtgatagtttccaaggaaaccAGTTGTTTTCATTTGCACTAATTGTGACCCATGAGCTTGGTCATAATTTGGGTATGGTGCATGACACTGaatggtgtgtgtgtgaacaAAAATGGTGCATAATGTTTCCTAGTCAAGAGACGACAACTAAATTCAGCAATTGTAGTTATGCTGAATATTGGGACAACACTATCAGGCAAGGATTTTGTCTTCGCTCTCCTCCAAATCCAGAGAAGATCTTCAGGCTGAAGTTCTGTGGAAACCTAATGGTTGAAGAAGGAGAGGAGTGTGACTGTGGAACCATACATCAGTGTGCTAACGATTCCTGTTGCCTTTCAAACTGCACTCTGAGTCCAGgggctgcttgtgcttttgggcTATGTTGTAAAGACTGCAATTTTATTCCATCAGGTTATTTGTGTAGACAACAGATCAGTGAATGTGATCTTCCAGAGTGGTGCACTGGAACTTCTCATCAGTGCCCAGAAGATGTTTATGTGCAGAATGGGATACCCTGTAATGACAATGCCTACTGCTATGAAAAGAGATGCAATAGCCATGATACACAGTGTAAAGAGATTTTTGGCAAAGATGCAAAAAGTGCATCTCAGagctgctaccaaaaaatcaataCTCAAGGAAATCGTTTTGGTCACTGTGGTATTACAGACATAGTATATCTAAAATGTGAGACCCCTGATATCCTGTGTGGGAGAATTCAGTGTGAAAATGTAGGAGTAATTCCCAACCTGATACAGCATTCTACAGTGCATCAGATTCACTTCAATGGCACCACTTGCTGGGGCACTGACTATCATTTAGGGATGTCCATACCTGATATTGGCCAAGTGAAGGATGGCACAGTATGTGGGCTGAAAAAGATCTGCATCCACAAGAAGTGTGTCCATCTATCTTATCTGCCACAAGATTGTCAGCCTGAGACCTGCAACTTGAGGGGGGTCTGTAACAATAAACAGCACTGTCACTGTGACCATGGGTGGGCACCTCCCTACTGCTTGATGAAAGGCTATGGAGGTAGTAATGATAGTGGCCCACCTTACAAAGACATAGAAGAGGTGGAAGATGTGGTTTATCCATCATTATCGTGGCTCATTCCtttgatgattttatttttttatttcattcttgtgCTTTGTAAGAAAGACctaaaagaaaaggagggagaagaggaTGAAAATGAAGAAGGAGAAGACTAA